accttatattcaaggattagccagatcagccaactccaattcgtggtcttctcgtcttgaactgctgggattccaatcccggtagcggtaaggaagtccgcaccaatcaaaaaaaaaatatggcagCGTCAAAGCTTTTGAGAGCAGTATCAAGAGAGAGTGGACCAAGATGAATTCCAGCCACATCAAAAAGGTCTGCTAATCTTTCCACAGCCGTATTGAAGCTATTATTCACGAGGGGGTAACATTGAGTAAATCATATCCAATTAtattaattcaaaatctttgaaataaaatgtcTTTGTctgaaacttcattttgaccatGAAATGTCAACTTTTATTCTATTGTAAAGAGTGCAATGTTTAGTACGCCCACCTCGTACAAAAATAGAATATCAATCTATTGACAACTCACCTCTTAATCCAAACTGGCAATGCATTCAATTCCGAGCCTTCAATGTCAGCCTGAAAGTGGTTATTTAGAATTtagaaaactgaaatgatcCGATGTCAATGAAATTAATAATAATTTGTATTAGTGGCGTACCTTTAAATACGATATCGGTTCGTTTTCGTGGCCATTTTGACGCAAAATTTCtgacaaattcattcctcCGACCCCAATGAAAGCAGTTTGAAGAACCAATTTGGGATTCCTATTTTGTTTCATCACTGTGGTTTGTGCACGGTCGTAGCCATAAACCTTGCAACCTGCATAAATCACATAGATCAATCGTGGGGACTTCTGTGGTGGAGAATTTGGTCACTTACCCATGAAAGCTATTGACTTctcaaatgatatttgattgGCCAGCCCAAATGAATAAACCAAACAATCAGATGGCTCGATATCATCTAAGCAAACATACTTGTGTCCGTCATTGCATTTTCCCAGCCACACACCCCGCCCTAAAAGATGAATAGTTTACTTAATTGAGGTTCTGCTGACACATAAGCGAGCCCTTAAAAGCATATATTATTTCAAAGTATGTCACTTACCTAATCGTTTCAACGTTTTGCATCCCATTTGAACAGGATTAACCAcagttttggccaaaatagtcGTAATGGAATCAATGGTAGCTTCTTTTGTATCAAAATTTAGAACTTCTTGAATGCGAGCGTTGTCTTCCTCACATAATATCCTAAAATCTAGTTTCGATGAGGAGGCTCTTTCCTGAACCCCATTCaaaaatttattttcttcaaaatttgaagtttttagGGCATTTTCAGGTGAGCGAGTACTTGAAGCCATTAAGTAGATAACCAAAACCACGGAAAATAAAACCAACGTTGGCATGACCCAATTTCCCCATTTGGTTGATCTCGCCGCCATTGTTTGTCCCTGAAATTATTTCCTATGAAATGAATTGCTGCCCTTTAACTTCTATTTCACAAGAATGAttcactttttatttttgaatgattttcgTTATGAATAAGGAAAGTCTCATCGACATAACTAAATCTAAAGGATTTCTCTAATTAATGATTGGTTTCCTTGACAAGAGTTGTTCTAAGACACAGCAACGTGAGCGAAGGTCTTACAGTCCAACCCACCAAATGAGTCCAATCAAAATTCCCCTTCGATAAACGTTTTGTGTTTGACAGATAGAGCTGAATTGAGCCGGAATGTTTGGGACAATTGGCTTCATTTGCTTCTGTTGTGCTTGCCAAGTTATGAGAAATTTGCAACAGTAACTAAATGAATACCCACTTTTGTTGGCAGTCATTCGGTTAGAGATGAAGATTTTCTCGCATTATCAAGTTGCACCTTAAGTTGATTTTATGTACATTCGAACTCTCAAACATTATTTTTAGAGATAGAGAGGGGGAATATGCAAGCATTTTCTACAAAGTATGCAATAATGCTTTAAATGTGTCacgaaattgcaaaaatgaatattttaatTTGCAGGGTTTTGCAGTTTTATTTTCCATGTTTCCTGTCATATCTTATTTGCACTTGTTTTTAAACAGAGATAGTAATTCTCTTCCAAAGGTACgacgaaatgaaaaatggcttTGAGGGGTTTCGTTTGATCTACCCAAAAATCGAATGTATCTATCAAACATATCTTCACTCATCTCAAATATTAAATACCTTTTTCCAAATCCTACTGAAATACAACAATGCCTAGGGACAtgcaaattgtttcaaaatatttttttgtcgcTAAAGACCACTTATTTGCACATTCgcacttttcacttttattttgcataCTGCCAAAATTGTGGTCGTGGTTAAATTCAGAACTTAGTTGGCGTTAgagttggtttcaaagtttaaaatcaaagactgctgccaaaataaagacaagagacctgaattttga
This genomic interval from Tigriopus californicus strain San Diego chromosome 6, Tcal_SD_v2.1, whole genome shotgun sequence contains the following:
- the LOC131882603 gene encoding uncharacterized protein LOC131882603, coding for MAARSTKWGNWVMPTLVLFSVVLVIYLMASSTRSPENALKTSNFEENKFLNGVQERASSSKLDFRILCEEDNARIQEVLNFDTKEATIDSITTILAKTVVNPVQMGCKTLKRLGRGVWLGKCNDGHKYVCLDDIEPSDCLVYSFGLANQISFEKSIAFMGCKVYGYDRAQTTVMKQNRNPKLVLQTAFIGVGGMNLSEILRQNGHENEPISYLKADIEGSELNALPVWIKSGALSHIKQLAFEFHFVDANVAKFWAIIQDLYQIGFRVISYDPNFCKGDSEKGFYQLFEIVFRKTDVCLE